One Roseimaritima multifibrata DNA window includes the following coding sequences:
- a CDS encoding co-chaperone GroES: MAKINIRPLDDRLVVQPATAESTTAGGIVLPDSAQEKPQRGTVVAVGPGRLLDSGNRGELSVAVGDTVIYGKYGGSEIEIDGQEMKILRESDVLAKVL; encoded by the coding sequence ATGGCAAAAATCAACATTCGTCCTCTGGATGACCGCCTTGTTGTTCAACCTGCTACCGCTGAATCGACCACCGCTGGTGGGATCGTGCTTCCAGATTCGGCTCAAGAAAAACCACAACGCGGAACCGTTGTTGCCGTTGGCCCAGGCCGTCTGCTTGACAGTGGCAACCGAGGCGAACTGAGCGTCGCGGTTGGCGATACCGTGATCTACGGTAAGTACGGCGGAAGCGAAATCGAAATCGATGGCCAGGAAATGAAGATCCTTCGCGAAAGCGACGTTTTGGCAAAAGTCCTTTAG
- the groL gene encoding chaperonin GroEL (60 kDa chaperone family; promotes refolding of misfolded polypeptides especially under stressful conditions; forms two stacked rings of heptamers to form a barrel-shaped 14mer; ends can be capped by GroES; misfolded proteins enter the barrel where they are refolded when GroES binds) → MAKQIVFDDDTRGPLLAGVSKLARAVRSTLGPRGRNAVLDKGWGSPKVTKDGVTVAEDIELDDPFENLGAQLVKEAASKTNDVAGDGTTTATVLAEAIFREGLKSVASGCDPMALGRGINRAVETVSKEIAKLATPIDEKSKSSIKQVATIAGNNDPTIGTVLADAFTKVGKNGVITVEEGRGSETTVDVVEGMQFDRGFLSPHFVTNQDDVSVELEDCYVLLFEEKISSNKKMIPLLEAVSKSKKPLLVIAEDVEGESLATLVVNKMRGILSVCAVKAPGYGDRRKAIMGDIATLCGGQAIFKDLGIDLESVKLSDLGRAKKIRITGEETTIVGGAGKKDAIEGRVEQIRREIANTDSDYDREKLQERLAKLAGGVAQISVGAATETEMKERKALIDDARAATQAALEEGIVPGGGVTLIRCTPAVLKLEKSLSGDEMMGVRIIRKILDQPLRAIATNAGLEGAVVVNRVAQMKGKNDGYDANVDSYGDMLAAGIVDPAKVVRTSLTNAASVAILLLTTESLICDIPEEAEEDGGDHHHDHGMGGMGGMGGGMPGMGGMGGMGGMDMGGMM, encoded by the coding sequence GTGGCTAAACAGATCGTGTTCGATGACGACACCCGCGGCCCTTTGCTGGCTGGCGTGAGCAAATTGGCCCGAGCCGTCCGCAGCACCTTGGGCCCACGTGGCCGCAATGCAGTGTTGGATAAAGGGTGGGGCTCCCCGAAAGTGACCAAGGACGGGGTCACGGTTGCTGAAGATATTGAGCTAGACGATCCTTTTGAAAATTTGGGAGCTCAACTGGTCAAGGAAGCTGCCAGTAAGACGAACGACGTCGCTGGTGACGGCACCACAACGGCAACCGTTTTGGCAGAAGCGATTTTCCGCGAAGGCCTGAAATCGGTTGCTAGCGGTTGCGATCCGATGGCTCTTGGCCGCGGAATCAATCGTGCGGTTGAAACCGTCAGCAAAGAAATCGCCAAATTGGCGACTCCTATCGACGAAAAATCGAAATCGTCCATCAAGCAAGTTGCGACGATCGCTGGAAACAATGATCCGACCATCGGAACGGTTTTGGCGGATGCGTTCACCAAAGTCGGCAAGAATGGCGTGATCACGGTCGAAGAAGGCCGCGGCAGCGAAACGACGGTCGACGTTGTGGAAGGGATGCAGTTTGATCGCGGTTTCCTTTCGCCTCACTTCGTCACCAACCAGGACGACGTTTCGGTCGAACTGGAAGATTGCTACGTTTTGCTGTTCGAAGAAAAGATCAGCAGCAACAAAAAGATGATTCCGCTGTTGGAAGCGGTTAGCAAATCGAAGAAGCCTCTGTTGGTCATCGCCGAAGACGTCGAAGGCGAATCGTTGGCGACTTTGGTCGTTAACAAGATGCGTGGCATCCTTTCGGTCTGTGCGGTAAAGGCTCCTGGATACGGGGACCGCCGTAAAGCGATCATGGGCGACATCGCAACTCTCTGTGGTGGCCAAGCCATCTTCAAAGATTTGGGAATCGATCTAGAAAGCGTCAAATTGAGCGATCTGGGCCGGGCCAAAAAGATTCGCATTACCGGCGAAGAAACGACCATCGTTGGTGGTGCTGGTAAAAAGGATGCGATCGAAGGACGCGTTGAGCAGATTCGTCGCGAGATTGCAAACACCGACAGCGATTACGATCGCGAAAAACTGCAAGAACGTCTTGCTAAGTTGGCCGGTGGTGTGGCTCAGATCAGTGTCGGAGCCGCAACCGAAACCGAGATGAAAGAACGCAAAGCGTTGATCGACGACGCTCGCGCTGCGACTCAGGCAGCTCTGGAAGAAGGGATTGTTCCTGGAGGCGGGGTTACTTTGATCCGCTGCACTCCAGCAGTCCTGAAACTGGAAAAGTCCCTCTCTGGGGACGAAATGATGGGCGTCCGAATCATCCGCAAAATTCTTGATCAACCGTTGCGAGCGATCGCCACGAATGCTGGTTTAGAAGGTGCGGTTGTCGTGAACCGGGTTGCCCAAATGAAGGGTAAGAACGATGGCTATGACGCCAACGTCGATAGCTATGGCGACATGCTGGCTGCAGGGATCGTCGATCCCGCCAAGGTTGTGCGAACTTCGCTGACCAACGCTGCAAGTGTTGCCATCCTGTTGCTGACGACCGAATCCCTGATCTGCGACATTCCCGAAGAAGCCGAAGAAGATGGTGGCGATCATCATCATGACCACGGCATGGGTGGAATGGGCGGCATGGGTGGCGGAATGCCAGGCATGGGCGGAATGGGTGGCATGGGCGGCATGGACATGGGCGGCATGATGTAG
- a CDS encoding AMP-binding protein has product MLDWYAFASGPLLGPNVQDCWKSADRVSPSRQGSNDRPRGSGSPLNPDTLACRTHHAPNRVYSRPVWELLDRAASQVPAQIACRYNDQTWTYESLRTDVLRMTGMLERAGIGRGDRVALLLPNIPEMLVAFHAIWRRGAIVVSVSPLMVQEEVRKFLNEVECRHVVALDLLAHLLPTPQQGLQQAWLVSLRERLPGYQQVGYFLSRLKRTRQWSPTGPAHADWLADSLCDCEPLAETPTFNPNQTAAFILPTGGTTGSPKSVVLSHRNLVANAMQQAAHAGATMGEEKLMGVLPFFHSYGLSAVVLGGAALGAELILHHRFNTSHVLDLIERQHPSVLHAVPAMLVAMNAQLRRHPRDIQSLKWVISGGASLEPEVAEEFAKHSGAVVVEGYGLSEASPVTHSGPLDGSGIAGTIGHPLQDTECQIVDRIDGHTNVLPGDVGELIVRGPQVMLGYWKDPAATTEAIRGDWLYTGDLACQDAAGNYRIVERKKDLVITSGYNVFPREVEAVLRRDPQIADVAIIGIPDPERGEIVKAIVRTVGDRRLNETSLQAFCKKHLAAHKRPRVFEQIQGELPKNFLGKIQRRKLRNQAPHDAPADAAESEKTALETVDSPLTDQPSMTTSIRVPAPQETF; this is encoded by the coding sequence ATGTTGGACTGGTACGCATTCGCGTCTGGGCCTCTTCTTGGCCCCAACGTGCAGGATTGCTGGAAGTCTGCCGACCGGGTTTCTCCTAGCCGCCAGGGTTCCAATGACAGGCCGCGTGGCAGCGGTTCGCCGCTGAATCCCGATACGCTGGCGTGCAGGACACACCACGCTCCCAATCGGGTCTATTCGCGCCCGGTCTGGGAATTGCTTGACCGCGCCGCGTCGCAGGTCCCCGCTCAAATCGCCTGCCGCTACAACGACCAGACCTGGACCTACGAATCGTTGCGAACGGACGTCCTTCGGATGACGGGGATGCTGGAGCGAGCAGGCATCGGCCGCGGGGACCGTGTCGCTCTGCTCCTGCCCAACATTCCTGAAATGCTGGTCGCGTTTCACGCCATTTGGCGACGTGGCGCCATCGTCGTTTCGGTCAGCCCGCTGATGGTGCAGGAGGAAGTCCGCAAGTTCCTCAACGAAGTCGAATGCCGGCACGTGGTCGCTTTGGACTTGTTGGCCCATCTGCTTCCGACCCCACAACAAGGTTTGCAACAGGCATGGCTGGTGTCGCTTCGAGAACGCCTGCCAGGGTACCAACAGGTGGGCTACTTTCTCTCGCGGCTAAAACGGACTCGACAGTGGAGCCCCACCGGTCCGGCTCACGCGGACTGGCTGGCTGATTCACTTTGCGATTGTGAACCGTTGGCAGAAACGCCGACGTTCAATCCCAACCAAACCGCTGCGTTTATTTTGCCGACAGGCGGAACGACGGGATCGCCCAAGTCGGTTGTCCTCAGCCATCGCAATCTGGTCGCGAACGCCATGCAACAGGCCGCCCATGCCGGAGCGACCATGGGGGAAGAAAAACTGATGGGCGTCCTCCCGTTTTTCCACAGCTACGGACTGTCGGCGGTCGTCCTTGGCGGAGCGGCTTTGGGAGCCGAACTGATCCTGCACCATCGCTTTAACACCAGCCATGTCCTTGACCTGATCGAGCGGCAGCACCCCTCGGTCCTGCACGCTGTTCCCGCAATGCTGGTCGCAATGAATGCGCAGCTGCGGCGACATCCTCGCGATATCCAATCCCTGAAATGGGTCATCAGTGGCGGGGCCTCGCTGGAGCCCGAGGTCGCTGAAGAATTTGCAAAGCACAGCGGCGCAGTCGTCGTCGAAGGGTATGGCCTATCGGAAGCTTCCCCGGTAACCCATAGCGGTCCACTGGACGGAAGCGGTATCGCCGGCACGATCGGCCATCCTTTACAAGACACCGAATGCCAAATCGTCGATCGAATCGACGGGCATACCAATGTCCTTCCCGGCGACGTGGGCGAACTGATCGTACGTGGGCCGCAGGTGATGCTTGGATACTGGAAAGACCCCGCGGCGACGACCGAAGCGATCCGCGGTGACTGGCTGTATACCGGCGACCTGGCCTGCCAAGATGCTGCGGGAAATTACCGTATTGTGGAACGCAAAAAAGACCTGGTGATCACTTCGGGATACAACGTCTTTCCACGCGAAGTCGAAGCGGTGCTCCGCCGCGACCCGCAGATTGCGGACGTGGCCATTATCGGAATCCCCGATCCCGAGCGAGGCGAAATCGTCAAAGCGATCGTCCGCACGGTGGGCGATCGACGCCTGAACGAAACCTCTCTGCAAGCGTTTTGCAAAAAGCATCTTGCGGCCCACAAACGCCCACGGGTGTTCGAGCAAATCCAAGGCGAGCTACCGAAAAACTTCCTCGGCAAAATCCAACGTCGCAAACTCCGCAACCAGGCCCCTCACGATGCTCCAGCGGATGCTGCCGAAAGCGAGAAAACCGCTTTAGAAACGGTCGATTCTCCGCTCACAGACCAGCCCTCGATGACCACCTCCATCAGGGTGCCCGCTCCACAGGAGACCTTCTGA
- the groL gene encoding chaperonin GroEL (60 kDa chaperone family; promotes refolding of misfolded polypeptides especially under stressful conditions; forms two stacked rings of heptamers to form a barrel-shaped 14mer; ends can be capped by GroES; misfolded proteins enter the barrel where they are refolded when GroES binds), which yields MAKQLLFEDHARARMLAGVEKLAKAVATTMGPTGRNVIINKSFGGPTVTKDGVTVAKEIELEDRFENMGAKLVIEVAQKTSDLAGDGTTTATVLARAIFKEGLRNIVAGSNPTAVRRGIDKAVQAATDHLLATARPVTSKQEIAHVGAISANNDNAIGELLADALERVGQDGVTTVEEGKTRDTEVSYVDGMQFDKGFVSPYFITDSTTMEASLENALILFYDKKISNIRDLVPLLEKTAQTGQPLLIIAEDVDAEALTLLVVNKLRGTLNVCAVKAPGFGDRRKAMMGDIATLTGGTLISEELGIQLENVTLEQLGRAKKVTVDKNSTTIVEGAGPRESIDKRVSQIRAQIDQTDSEYDKEKYQERLAKLAGGVAVISVGAETEAEMKQTKARLEDALHATRAAVEEGVCAGGGVALVRCHDAVLAARKAAKGDERVGVDIVLRALDAPMRQIADNGGIDGSVVVDEVRQKADNIGFNANTGEYVDMFKAGVIDPVKVVRTALANAASIAGLLLTTEALVTNFEDEDKNKRPVEGVIA from the coding sequence ATGGCAAAACAACTGCTATTTGAAGATCACGCCCGGGCGCGGATGCTGGCCGGAGTCGAGAAACTGGCCAAAGCGGTCGCCACGACAATGGGGCCCACCGGCCGCAACGTGATTATTAATAAATCGTTTGGTGGACCAACGGTCACTAAAGACGGTGTTACTGTCGCCAAAGAAATCGAACTGGAAGACCGGTTCGAAAACATGGGTGCCAAACTGGTCATCGAAGTCGCTCAGAAGACGAGCGATTTGGCTGGGGACGGAACGACCACGGCTACCGTGCTGGCCCGTGCTATCTTCAAAGAAGGGCTGCGAAATATCGTTGCCGGTAGTAACCCAACGGCTGTCCGTCGTGGGATCGATAAAGCCGTTCAGGCTGCAACCGATCACCTCTTGGCAACCGCTCGTCCTGTCACCAGCAAGCAAGAAATTGCTCACGTCGGTGCGATCAGTGCAAACAACGATAACGCCATTGGTGAATTGTTGGCCGATGCACTTGAACGGGTTGGCCAAGACGGTGTGACTACCGTTGAAGAAGGCAAAACCCGTGACACCGAAGTTTCATACGTCGACGGAATGCAGTTCGATAAGGGATTTGTTTCCCCGTACTTCATCACCGATTCGACCACCATGGAAGCTTCGCTTGAAAACGCGTTGATCCTCTTCTATGACAAGAAAATCAGCAACATTCGGGACCTGGTTCCGTTGTTGGAAAAGACCGCTCAGACCGGGCAGCCTTTGCTGATTATCGCTGAAGACGTTGACGCCGAAGCGTTGACGTTGTTGGTTGTCAATAAACTGCGTGGGACTTTGAATGTCTGTGCGGTTAAGGCTCCAGGATTTGGCGATCGTCGTAAAGCCATGATGGGCGATATCGCGACCCTGACCGGTGGTACGTTGATCAGCGAAGAACTAGGGATCCAGTTGGAAAACGTGACCCTGGAACAGCTTGGTCGCGCCAAAAAGGTCACCGTCGACAAGAACAGTACCACCATCGTCGAAGGTGCTGGTCCTCGTGAGTCGATTGACAAACGTGTTTCCCAGATCCGTGCTCAAATCGATCAAACCGATTCCGAGTACGACAAGGAAAAATACCAAGAGCGTCTGGCCAAACTGGCCGGTGGTGTTGCTGTGATCAGCGTCGGTGCCGAAACCGAAGCTGAAATGAAGCAGACCAAAGCCCGCTTGGAAGATGCTCTGCACGCGACGCGTGCAGCCGTCGAAGAAGGCGTTTGTGCTGGTGGTGGTGTCGCTTTGGTTCGCTGTCACGATGCCGTTTTGGCCGCTCGTAAAGCTGCCAAGGGTGACGAACGCGTTGGTGTTGATATCGTCTTGCGAGCCCTGGATGCTCCAATGCGTCAGATCGCCGATAACGGTGGCATCGACGGTAGCGTGGTTGTGGATGAAGTCCGCCAGAAAGCGGACAACATCGGCTTCAATGCGAACACCGGCGAATACGTCGATATGTTCAAAGCTGGAGTTATCGATCCGGTTAAGGTCGTTCGCACTGCACTTGCAAATGCTGCATCGATCGCCGGTTTGTTGCTGACCACCGAAGCGTTGGTCACCAACTTCGAGGACGAAGATAAAAACAAGCGTCCCGTTGAAGGCGTTATCGCCTAA
- a CDS encoding thiolase family protein, translating into MDHDSRIAIVAGMRTPFTKAFTTMATVSAAELGTHAAVAALNRLSESPCLDLPAQTLVDELIMGNVAGPADAANIARVIALKSGLPEHTIAHTVNRNCGSGMESILQAATILRGGRAEIVIAGGTESMSNVPLLFNAPARQWMMQMGRARTFAAKLKTLSRWRPQMLRPVAALELGLTDAVCGLNMGQTAEALAEEFSISREDQDAFALQSHQRAYETQQSGFFSGEIAPWNANHQTVAQDNGPRPNQSLEQLAKLRPIFAPKGSVTAGNSCQLTDGAAAVLLMTEASAKRRGFVPVGYITATAIAGCSPARMGLGPVFAIAKLLDQQQWKLDRFELFEINEAFAAQVLACLQALGSAAFAEKELNRSTPVGEIPQTKLNIHGGAIALGHPVGSTGTRLVLTLLRTLNKFGLHRGLASLCIGGGQGMAMAVETAGDN; encoded by the coding sequence ATGGATCACGATTCACGAATCGCTATTGTCGCGGGCATGCGAACACCGTTCACCAAAGCCTTTACCACGATGGCCACGGTGTCGGCGGCCGAACTGGGGACCCATGCCGCCGTCGCCGCGTTGAACCGCCTATCCGAATCGCCTTGCCTTGACCTCCCGGCTCAAACGTTGGTCGACGAACTGATCATGGGCAACGTTGCTGGCCCCGCCGACGCGGCCAACATCGCTCGCGTGATCGCTCTGAAAAGCGGACTGCCCGAACACACAATTGCCCATACGGTGAATCGCAACTGCGGATCCGGCATGGAATCAATCCTGCAAGCCGCCACGATCTTGCGCGGCGGACGTGCGGAAATCGTGATCGCTGGCGGCACCGAATCGATGTCAAATGTACCGCTTCTTTTTAACGCCCCCGCCCGCCAATGGATGATGCAAATGGGGCGTGCACGCACGTTCGCTGCAAAGCTGAAAACGCTTAGCCGATGGCGACCGCAGATGTTGCGTCCGGTCGCGGCTCTTGAACTGGGGCTAACTGACGCGGTTTGTGGTCTGAACATGGGTCAAACCGCCGAAGCCTTAGCCGAAGAGTTTTCGATTTCGCGTGAGGACCAAGATGCGTTTGCGCTCCAAAGCCACCAGCGGGCGTACGAAACGCAACAGTCAGGTTTTTTCTCGGGCGAAATCGCTCCCTGGAATGCCAACCACCAAACCGTCGCCCAGGACAATGGGCCTCGGCCCAACCAATCGCTCGAGCAACTCGCAAAGCTCCGGCCAATCTTTGCGCCAAAAGGGAGTGTGACCGCCGGCAACAGCTGCCAGCTTACGGACGGGGCGGCCGCCGTTTTGCTAATGACGGAAGCCTCCGCCAAACGACGCGGATTTGTTCCGGTCGGATACATCACCGCGACCGCGATCGCAGGCTGCAGCCCCGCGCGAATGGGGCTTGGTCCCGTGTTCGCGATCGCCAAATTGCTGGACCAGCAACAGTGGAAACTCGATCGATTCGAACTGTTCGAAATCAACGAAGCTTTTGCCGCTCAGGTCCTCGCCTGCCTGCAAGCCTTGGGCTCCGCAGCCTTCGCTGAAAAGGAACTCAACCGCAGTACCCCGGTCGGCGAGATCCCACAAACCAAATTGAACATCCACGGTGGAGCGATTGCACTTGGGCATCCCGTCGGCAGCACGGGGACCCGATTGGTGCTGACTCTGCTGCGCACGCTAAACAAGTTTGGACTGCATCGCGGCTTGGCGTCGCTTTGCATCGGAGGAGGCCAAGGAATGGCGATGGCCGTTGAAACCGCAGGAGACAACTAA
- a CDS encoding 3-hydroxyacyl-CoA dehydrogenase NAD-binding domain-containing protein, translating to MSTYNCFRLARDDRNVLSVCLDVPDRSFNVITLRVLAELESIVAMIEADPSIELVLFRSGKPTGFLAGADIHAFLSHRPTSHSPAAEEDERAIDQILCDGQKLFNRIENLTPLTVIAIDGVCLGGGLEWALACNHRIISDSKSTKLGLPEIRLGLLPAWGGTQRLPAQIGLSHALKMILTGKPLDARQAFAQALCDTVLPAKDFQLHLAKEVSSLLERHHKSDSLERGTSKRRRTQAPAADNWTNKLMDHFTLGRKFIFRKAKQQIATRDPNGFYPAAPLAIDAVEQGLQDRQAGLHAERTAFTHLLRTSTAQHLIGLFFQRERARKQQTWLPLASQSSRTVRLSSMESPETTSSSKQPIERVVVIGGGAMGAGIAHWIASHDMDVTIQELDSKTATAATERLDQLTTSWRKHHSATNDDEQRLRSHLSVTTHTDAIPSADLVIEAVVERLDVKRQVFQQTEPLLADDAIMVTNTSSLLVHQIAEVMPRPEQVAGLHFFNPVARMELVEVVQTTETSMATTERLLRFLKAIGKTPIVTADAPGFVVNRVLFPYLGEAIQMAAEGFDVSQIDQEMEKFGMPMGPLELLDHVGIDIASHVATSLATILPHSECSAQDLQRMIDKQRLGKKNGNGFYRYRNGTKRGPFTEGKELPTASVTGIQKDGLSVTQRRLLYPMVNEAIRCLDHHVVRESWMVDLAMVLGTGFAPAKGGPLQWLEEAGPEIVQPNMQRLFQIYGPRYQPASGLVARWLEKGVA from the coding sequence ATGTCCACTTACAACTGTTTTAGGCTAGCCCGCGATGACCGTAATGTCCTGTCGGTCTGCCTGGATGTCCCCGATCGTTCCTTCAACGTAATCACGCTTCGGGTCCTTGCTGAATTGGAATCGATCGTCGCCATGATCGAGGCGGACCCTTCCATCGAACTGGTCCTCTTCCGAAGCGGGAAACCGACAGGATTCTTAGCGGGTGCAGACATTCACGCATTCCTCAGCCATCGTCCAACGTCCCATTCCCCCGCAGCCGAAGAGGATGAAAGGGCCATCGACCAAATCCTCTGCGATGGTCAAAAACTTTTTAACCGAATCGAAAACCTGACGCCTTTGACCGTGATCGCAATCGACGGAGTTTGTTTAGGTGGTGGGCTTGAGTGGGCGCTGGCTTGCAACCATCGAATCATCTCCGATTCAAAATCAACGAAACTAGGACTGCCCGAAATTCGTCTCGGCTTACTACCTGCCTGGGGAGGCACGCAACGTCTGCCCGCTCAGATCGGTTTGAGCCATGCGTTGAAAATGATCCTTACAGGCAAACCGCTCGACGCACGCCAAGCCTTCGCTCAGGCGCTTTGCGATACGGTCCTCCCCGCGAAAGACTTTCAGCTCCACCTAGCAAAAGAAGTCTCATCGCTGCTGGAGCGGCACCACAAGTCCGATTCGCTGGAGCGGGGCACGAGCAAACGACGGCGTACTCAGGCCCCTGCCGCCGACAACTGGACAAACAAGTTGATGGACCACTTTACCCTGGGCCGCAAGTTCATTTTCCGCAAAGCGAAACAGCAAATTGCCACCCGAGACCCTAACGGGTTTTACCCCGCGGCCCCACTGGCCATCGATGCAGTGGAACAAGGGCTTCAGGATCGCCAAGCGGGACTGCACGCCGAGCGCACGGCTTTCACCCACCTGTTAAGAACCTCCACCGCGCAGCATTTAATCGGATTATTTTTCCAACGTGAGCGAGCCCGCAAGCAACAGACATGGCTGCCGCTGGCTTCACAGTCCTCTCGAACCGTTCGCCTGTCATCGATGGAATCGCCTGAGACCACGTCTTCCTCCAAGCAACCGATCGAGCGAGTCGTTGTGATCGGAGGCGGAGCGATGGGGGCGGGGATCGCCCACTGGATCGCCAGCCACGACATGGACGTCACGATCCAAGAACTCGATTCAAAAACAGCGACCGCGGCAACAGAGCGACTGGACCAGTTAACAACATCCTGGCGGAAACACCACAGCGCCACGAACGACGACGAACAACGTCTCCGTTCGCACCTAAGCGTCACCACTCACACCGACGCGATTCCCAGCGCCGACCTGGTCATTGAAGCGGTCGTTGAACGCTTGGACGTAAAACGACAAGTCTTTCAACAGACCGAACCGCTGCTTGCCGACGACGCGATCATGGTCACCAACACCTCATCGCTCCTGGTCCATCAAATCGCCGAGGTCATGCCTCGACCGGAACAGGTTGCCGGGCTGCACTTTTTCAATCCCGTTGCCCGCATGGAATTGGTAGAGGTGGTCCAAACCACAGAAACCAGCATGGCCACAACCGAACGGTTACTGCGGTTCCTAAAAGCGATCGGCAAAACCCCAATCGTGACCGCGGATGCTCCGGGTTTTGTGGTCAACCGAGTCCTCTTTCCATACCTGGGCGAAGCGATCCAAATGGCCGCCGAAGGGTTTGACGTGTCACAGATCGACCAAGAAATGGAGAAATTTGGAATGCCGATGGGACCGCTGGAACTGCTGGATCACGTCGGTATCGATATCGCGTCCCATGTCGCAACATCCTTGGCGACAATCCTTCCGCACAGCGAGTGCTCGGCGCAGGACCTGCAAAGAATGATCGACAAGCAGCGTCTAGGAAAAAAGAACGGAAACGGTTTTTATCGCTACCGGAACGGCACCAAGCGGGGACCGTTTACCGAAGGCAAGGAACTGCCAACGGCTTCGGTGACCGGAATCCAAAAAGATGGCCTGTCCGTCACCCAACGACGACTGCTTTACCCGATGGTCAACGAAGCGATCCGCTGCCTTGACCATCACGTTGTACGCGAATCCTGGATGGTCGATCTAGCCATGGTTTTAGGGACAGGGTTTGCCCCTGCCAAAGGCGGCCCGCTGCAGTGGCTGGAAGAGGCCGGCCCCGAAATCGTCCAACCCAACATGCAGCGATTGTTCCAGATTTACGGACCACGCTACCAGCCCGCTTCCGGTTTGGTCGCTCGATGGCTTGAGAAAGGAGTCGCTTAA
- the dnaJ gene encoding molecular chaperone DnaJ, translating to MAEQRCYYEVLQVERNSDKGTIDRAYRKLAIRYHPDSNRDDENAVDKFKEASQAYEVLSDADKRARYDRYGHAGVNNGGGGGSQFHDVEDIFDAFGDLFGGGGSFGDLFGGRGRGRQRRQRPGADVRCDVSLTLEEAARGVSKEVSFRRRVICSTCEGNGAAAGSKPQTCTTCGGQGQVIQSAGILRVQTACPQCHGAGKMIGTPCPDCGGQGLQSERVERSVDIPAGVDDGMRVRVPGEGEASPDGGPAGDCYLFISVQPHSLFQRDGRNLVLQLPISYSQAALGAEIEVPTLDGPHQLRIPSGTHSGEVFVVRGQGMPDPRGGRRGNLQVQTIIEVPKKLSEKQEQLLRELAELEHESVLPQRKSFLSKLREFFDPETTPPSES from the coding sequence ATGGCCGAGCAACGCTGCTACTACGAAGTTCTCCAAGTCGAACGGAATAGCGACAAGGGAACCATCGATCGCGCTTACCGCAAGCTCGCGATTCGTTACCATCCCGATAGCAATCGAGATGATGAAAATGCGGTAGATAAATTCAAAGAAGCTAGTCAGGCCTACGAAGTCCTCAGCGATGCCGATAAACGAGCACGTTACGACCGCTACGGGCACGCTGGAGTGAACAACGGCGGTGGGGGCGGTTCGCAGTTCCATGACGTCGAAGATATCTTCGATGCCTTCGGGGATCTGTTCGGAGGTGGAGGCTCCTTCGGCGATCTGTTTGGTGGACGCGGTCGCGGCCGACAAAGACGACAACGCCCCGGGGCGGATGTCCGCTGCGATGTATCGCTCACGTTGGAAGAGGCTGCCCGAGGAGTTTCGAAAGAGGTTTCCTTTCGCCGCCGCGTGATCTGCAGCACCTGTGAAGGGAACGGCGCCGCGGCCGGTAGCAAACCACAAACCTGCACCACCTGTGGTGGGCAGGGACAAGTGATTCAGTCGGCCGGTATTTTACGCGTCCAAACCGCCTGCCCACAGTGTCATGGGGCAGGTAAAATGATCGGGACTCCCTGTCCCGATTGCGGTGGCCAAGGACTGCAGTCCGAGCGAGTCGAACGAAGCGTCGATATTCCCGCCGGAGTCGATGATGGGATGCGCGTGCGGGTTCCCGGTGAAGGGGAAGCGAGTCCCGATGGTGGGCCCGCTGGCGATTGCTACCTGTTTATTTCCGTGCAGCCCCATTCGCTGTTCCAACGCGATGGACGCAACTTGGTGTTGCAATTGCCGATCTCCTACAGCCAAGCCGCGTTGGGAGCCGAGATTGAGGTTCCGACCCTGGATGGACCGCATCAGTTACGGATTCCGAGCGGCACGCATAGTGGAGAGGTGTTTGTGGTTCGCGGCCAAGGGATGCCCGATCCACGCGGAGGCCGACGCGGTAACCTGCAGGTCCAGACCATTATTGAAGTCCCAAAGAAATTGAGTGAAAAGCAGGAACAACTGCTTCGAGAGTTGGCGGAATTGGAGCATGAATCCGTGCTGCCACAACGGAAGTCTTTCCTGTCGAAGCTGCGAGAATTTTTTGACCCTGAAACAACCCCACCCTCTGAATCCTGA